One Nocardioides luti DNA window includes the following coding sequences:
- a CDS encoding PspC domain-containing protein produces MSTPQTPAHPKRLVRERDDRMVAGVCTGVATYLDVDVTLVRLVTVLGAVFGFGTFIVAYLVAWALLPQD; encoded by the coding sequence ATGAGCACCCCGCAGACCCCCGCCCACCCCAAGCGCCTGGTGCGCGAGCGCGACGACCGGATGGTCGCCGGCGTGTGCACCGGCGTGGCGACCTACCTGGACGTCGACGTGACGCTGGTCCGGCTGGTGACGGTGCTCGGAGCGGTCTTCGGCTTCGGCACCTTCATCGTGGCCTACCTGGTCGCCTGGGCGCTGCTCCCCCAGGACTGA
- a CDS encoding PspC domain-containing protein, with translation MTTTPPEAPHEPAPADAGPRATREEVRDLGRLRRSVHDRKVAGVAGGLARHLDIDPVILRVAFVVLVFFGGAGLILYGACWLLVPEEGRPGSPLGLDERSRSVALVIVGAIAALALVGDSWGGDWFPWPIAIVALVALLFLTRKDRRSPSGPATAPAPEAYAATPSYAVPTTVPTTAPPTAPYAQAPATGWVPPTPVAAPRPRNPRKRGPILFWFTLALIALAEGVLGIVDLAGLPVTDSAYPALAVALTGVMLLVGAFFGRAGGLILVGLVSTLALAVTTAASEWETDTVLATPTSAAAVADGYHVEAGELVLDLRQVRDLDALDGRTIELSGNVGHLEVIMPPGVDTRIRATVDGPGGISFFDGDSGGIGTTVNRVHDGGNDVPEITVVATLDLGGIEVHQ, from the coding sequence ATGACGACGACACCGCCCGAAGCACCGCACGAGCCGGCCCCGGCCGACGCCGGACCCCGCGCCACCCGTGAGGAGGTCCGCGACCTCGGCCGCCTGCGCCGCTCGGTCCACGACCGCAAGGTCGCCGGCGTGGCCGGCGGCCTGGCCCGCCACCTCGACATCGACCCGGTCATCCTGCGGGTGGCCTTCGTGGTGCTGGTGTTCTTCGGCGGCGCCGGCCTGATCCTGTACGGCGCCTGCTGGCTGCTCGTGCCCGAGGAGGGGCGCCCCGGCTCCCCGCTGGGGCTCGACGAGCGCAGCCGCTCGGTCGCGCTGGTCATCGTCGGCGCGATCGCCGCGCTGGCGCTGGTGGGCGACTCGTGGGGCGGCGACTGGTTCCCCTGGCCGATCGCGATCGTGGCCCTGGTGGCGCTGCTCTTCCTGACGCGCAAGGACCGCCGCTCCCCGTCCGGGCCCGCGACCGCCCCCGCGCCGGAGGCCTACGCCGCCACCCCGTCGTACGCCGTGCCGACCACCGTGCCGACCACCGCGCCGCCCACCGCCCCCTACGCCCAGGCCCCCGCCACGGGCTGGGTGCCGCCGACCCCCGTGGCCGCGCCCCGGCCCCGCAACCCGCGCAAGCGCGGCCCGATCCTGTTCTGGTTCACGCTGGCGCTGATCGCGCTGGCCGAGGGCGTGCTCGGGATCGTCGACCTGGCCGGGCTGCCGGTCACCGACTCGGCGTACCCCGCCCTCGCCGTCGCCCTCACCGGCGTGATGCTGCTCGTCGGCGCGTTCTTCGGCCGGGCCGGCGGACTCATCCTGGTCGGGCTCGTCTCGACCCTCGCCCTGGCCGTCACCACGGCCGCGAGCGAGTGGGAGACCGACACCGTCCTCGCCACCCCGACGAGCGCGGCGGCCGTCGCCGACGGCTACCACGTCGAGGCCGGGGAGCTGGTGCTCGACCTGAGGCAGGTCCGCGACCTCGACGCCCTCGACGGCCGCACCATCGAGCTGAGCGGCAACGTCGGCCACCTCGAGGTGATCATGCCGCCGGGCGTCGACACGCGGATCCGGGCCACGGTCGACGGACCGGGAGGCATCTCGTTCTTCGACGGTGACAGCGGCGGCATCGGCACGACGGTCAACCGCGTTCACGACGGCGGCAACGACGTCCCCGAGATCACGGTCGTCGCCACCCTCGACCTCGGCGGGATCGAGGTGCACCAGTGA
- a CDS encoding ATP-binding protein yields the protein MTTAAPARDVRRATRDAQAPVIGGVAAGLARHLALPVLWVRAGFVLAAALGGLGIVFYAGLWLVLPSDSSFETGAPGLESATRRGMRPGRIRRLGDVGPAIALAALAFGAILLLEAVLGQSAVFWPIFLGIVGVALLWRQADEAQRERWLDTTGRIDPVRVILGNGGWASYARLAAGIGLVVVALTLFAFRGGSLAMARDVSVAALLGVVGIGIVVGPWIYRLASDLTDERAERVRTQERADVAAHLHDSVLQTLALIQKNAADGPTVARLARAQERDLRSWLYAGESTDGSTLASALRGVAAAVEDAHGVSVDVVTVGDCDLDEALRPAVAATREAVTNAAKHAGTGRIDVYAEVTPGAVDVFVRDRGRGFDPAATPADRHGVRHSIIDRMQRHGGHAEVRSTPGEGTEVRLHLPRASHQEETP from the coding sequence ATGACCACCGCAGCCCCGGCGCGCGACGTACGCCGCGCCACGCGTGACGCGCAGGCCCCCGTCATCGGCGGCGTGGCCGCCGGCCTGGCGCGGCACCTCGCGCTGCCCGTGCTCTGGGTGCGGGCCGGCTTCGTGCTCGCCGCGGCGCTCGGGGGGCTCGGCATCGTGTTCTACGCCGGGCTGTGGCTGGTGCTGCCGTCCGACAGCTCCTTCGAGACCGGGGCGCCGGGCCTCGAGAGCGCGACCCGCCGCGGCATGCGCCCCGGCCGGATCCGCCGCCTGGGCGACGTGGGCCCGGCCATCGCGCTGGCGGCGCTCGCCTTCGGGGCGATCCTGCTGCTGGAGGCCGTGCTCGGGCAGTCCGCGGTGTTCTGGCCGATCTTCCTCGGCATCGTCGGTGTCGCGCTGCTGTGGCGCCAGGCCGACGAGGCCCAGCGCGAGCGCTGGCTCGACACGACCGGCCGCATCGACCCGGTGCGCGTCATCCTCGGGAACGGCGGGTGGGCGTCGTACGCCCGTCTCGCCGCCGGCATCGGCCTCGTCGTCGTCGCGCTGACCCTCTTCGCGTTCCGCGGCGGCTCGCTCGCGATGGCCCGCGACGTCAGCGTCGCCGCGCTGCTCGGCGTGGTCGGGATCGGGATCGTGGTGGGGCCGTGGATCTACCGGCTCGCCTCCGACCTGACCGACGAACGGGCCGAGCGGGTCCGCACCCAGGAGCGCGCCGACGTGGCCGCCCACCTGCACGACTCCGTGCTGCAGACGCTCGCCCTGATCCAGAAGAACGCCGCCGACGGCCCCACCGTCGCCCGGCTCGCCCGCGCGCAGGAGCGCGACCTCCGGTCGTGGCTGTACGCCGGGGAGTCGACCGACGGCTCGACGCTGGCCAGCGCCCTGCGGGGCGTCGCGGCCGCCGTCGAGGACGCGCACGGCGTCTCGGTCGACGTCGTCACCGTCGGCGACTGCGACCTCGACGAGGCGCTGCGCCCGGCGGTCGCGGCCACCCGGGAGGCCGTCACCAACGCCGCGAAGCACGCGGGGACCGGGCGCATCGACGTGTACGCCGAGGTGACGCCCGGCGCCGTCGACGTCTTCGTGCGCGACCGGGGCCGCGGCTTCGACCCGGCCGCCACCCCCGCGGACCGCCACGGCGTCCGCCACAGCATCATCGACCGGATGCAGCGACACGGCGGCCACGCCGAGGTGCGTTCCACCCCCGGCGAGGGGACCGAGGTGCGCCTGCACCTGCCCCGCGCCTCCCACCAGGAGGAGACCCCATGA
- a CDS encoding LuxR C-terminal-related transcriptional regulator, translating into MTQTPGPGPGPGPGPGPGPVSVVVVDDHAMFRRGVRAELAGAGAEAIDVRAEAADVDEAVAAIAQHRPDVVLLDVHLPGGGGVEVMRRLALAPPSDGPAPRFLALSVSDAAEDVIGTIRGGARGYVTKTITGPELVSAIQRVADGDAVFSPRLAGFVLDAFAGSIDVAAVDEDLDRLTEREREVMRLIARGYAYKEVAKELFISIKTVETHMSSVLRKLQLSSRHELTRWASDRRLL; encoded by the coding sequence ATGACGCAGACGCCCGGCCCCGGCCCCGGCCCTGGCCCTGGCCCTGGCCCTGGCCCGGTCAGCGTGGTCGTCGTCGACGACCACGCGATGTTCCGCCGCGGCGTCCGCGCCGAGCTCGCGGGCGCGGGGGCGGAGGCGATCGACGTGCGCGCCGAGGCGGCCGACGTCGACGAGGCCGTCGCCGCGATCGCGCAGCACCGCCCGGACGTCGTCCTGCTGGACGTCCACCTCCCCGGCGGTGGTGGCGTCGAGGTGATGCGGCGGCTGGCGCTCGCCCCGCCGTCGGACGGCCCGGCCCCGCGGTTCCTCGCGCTCAGCGTCAGCGACGCGGCCGAGGACGTGATCGGCACGATCCGGGGCGGTGCCCGCGGCTACGTCACCAAGACCATCACCGGCCCCGAGCTGGTCAGCGCCATCCAGCGCGTGGCCGACGGCGACGCGGTGTTCTCCCCGCGGCTGGCGGGCTTCGTGCTGGACGCCTTCGCGGGCTCGATCGACGTCGCTGCGGTCGACGAGGACCTCGACCGGCTCACCGAGCGCGAGCGGGAGGTGATGCGGCTGATCGCCCGCGGCTACGCCTACAAGGAGGTCGCCAAGGAGCTGTTCATCTCCATCAAGACCGTCGAGACCCACATGTCCAGCGTGCTGCGCAAGCTGCAGCTGTCCTCGCGCCACGAGCTGACCCGCTGGGCCTCGGACCGCCGGCTGCTCTGA
- a CDS encoding HoxN/HupN/NixA family nickel/cobalt transporter, with product MTPTTIDRPARRPMARDEKLSLARTMGFVLFLHVLGWGLLLGVVAPHGYEVGGKVLGLGLGLTAYTLGMRHAFDADHIAAIDNVTRKLLAEGKRPMSVGFWFSLGHSSVVFVMVLGIALGVRALAKGVGDDSSALQQITGVWGTSISGLFLLTIGLINLAALIGIVHVFREMRKGRYDEAELERQLDKRGFLNRILGRVTRAVTKPWHMYPTGFLFGLGFDTVSEIGLLVIAGGAVAANLPWWAVLTLPVLFAAGMSLLDTLDGAFMTVAYGWAFSRPVRKIYYNMTVTALSVAVALIIGGIEIIGLLADKTGIRSGPLAAIANVDLNHVGYGIVLLFVVTWALSVTIWRVGKIDERWTASLTNARS from the coding sequence ATGACGCCGACGACCATCGATCGCCCCGCCCGGCGACCCATGGCCCGCGACGAGAAGCTCAGCCTGGCCCGCACGATGGGGTTCGTGCTCTTCCTGCACGTGCTCGGCTGGGGCCTCCTGCTCGGCGTCGTCGCACCGCACGGCTACGAGGTCGGCGGCAAGGTGCTCGGCCTGGGGCTCGGCCTCACGGCGTACACCCTCGGCATGCGGCACGCCTTCGACGCCGACCACATCGCCGCCATCGACAACGTCACCCGCAAGCTGCTGGCCGAGGGCAAGCGGCCGATGAGCGTGGGCTTCTGGTTCAGCCTCGGCCACTCCTCGGTGGTCTTCGTGATGGTGCTGGGCATCGCGCTCGGGGTGCGCGCGCTCGCGAAGGGCGTCGGCGACGACAGCTCGGCGCTGCAGCAGATCACCGGCGTCTGGGGCACCTCCATCAGCGGGCTCTTCCTGCTGACCATCGGCCTGATCAACCTGGCCGCGCTGATCGGGATCGTGCACGTCTTCCGCGAGATGCGGAAGGGGCGGTACGACGAGGCCGAGCTCGAGCGCCAGCTCGACAAGCGCGGCTTCCTCAACCGCATCCTCGGCCGCGTGACCCGGGCCGTGACGAAGCCGTGGCACATGTACCCCACGGGCTTCCTCTTCGGCCTCGGCTTCGACACCGTCTCCGAGATCGGCCTGCTCGTCATCGCGGGCGGCGCGGTCGCGGCCAACCTGCCCTGGTGGGCGGTGCTGACGCTGCCGGTGCTCTTCGCGGCCGGCATGTCCCTGCTGGACACCCTCGACGGCGCCTTCATGACGGTGGCCTACGGCTGGGCCTTCTCGCGCCCGGTGCGCAAGATCTACTACAACATGACCGTCACCGCGCTGTCCGTCGCGGTCGCGCTGATCATCGGCGGCATCGAGATCATCGGGCTGCTCGCCGACAAGACCGGCATCCGCTCGGGGCCGCTGGCCGCGATCGCGAACGTCGACCTCAACCACGTGGGCTACGGCATCGTGCTGCTCTTCGTCGTGACGTGGGCGCTGTCGGTGACGATCTGGCGGGTCGGCAAGATCGACGAGCGCTGGACCGCCAGCCTCACCAACGCCCGGTCCTGA
- a CDS encoding XdhC family protein, whose product MATPPLVLIVGAGPVTEALVPMLDALGWQSRVSETTPTIDADVDAVVVTSHHDDVDGPTISAALAAGTAYVGAMGSRRTQARRREWLLANGVTEQALEALRAPIGLDIAADEPGEIAVSILAEVVAVRRGADAAVRSVSERDGAIHPDLAPGTATCPGG is encoded by the coding sequence ATGGCCACCCCTCCCCTCGTCCTGATCGTCGGCGCCGGACCCGTCACCGAGGCGCTCGTGCCCATGCTCGACGCCCTCGGGTGGCAGAGCCGGGTCAGCGAGACCACGCCCACGATCGATGCCGACGTCGACGCGGTCGTCGTCACCAGCCACCACGACGACGTGGACGGCCCGACGATCAGCGCTGCGCTCGCCGCCGGCACGGCGTACGTCGGGGCGATGGGCTCACGCCGCACCCAGGCCAGGCGCCGGGAGTGGCTGCTCGCGAACGGCGTCACCGAGCAGGCCCTCGAGGCGCTGCGGGCACCGATCGGCCTCGACATCGCCGCTGACGAGCCGGGCGAGATCGCGGTGTCGATCCTCGCCGAGGTCGTGGCCGTACGACGTGGGGCGGACGCGGCCGTGCGGTCGGTCAGCGAGCGGGACGGCGCGATCCACCCGGACCTGGCGCCGGGCACCGCCACCTGCCCGGGCGGCTGA
- the pcrA gene encoding DNA helicase PcrA has translation MSTPFTLPGLEHVTPAEEPRTTRRGPSREELLEGLNEPQRAAVVHEGAPLLVVAGAGSGKTRVLTRRIAWLISERKAHPGSILAITFTNKAAAEMKERVEDLVGKRARIMWVSTFHSACVRILRKEVDKLGYKSSFSIYDAADQKRLMALVCKDLDLDPKRYQPNAVLHWVSNHKNELRDAADATKDAQNNLEETYAAAYTLYERRLREANALDFDDLIMKVVHLFQDYPEVRETYRRRFRHVLVDEYQDTNHAQYALIHALCANPLEEVVEPVSPVVEEVAQQPSRNSERVEPAELMVVGDADQSIYAFRGANIRNILDFEQDFPNATSILLEQNYRSTQTILNAANSVIGHNKGRKPKRLWSDAGDGERITGYVADDEHDEARFVSAEIDTLTDAGGRPADVAVFYRTNAQSRVFEEIFIRHGMPYKVVGGVRFYERREVRDALAYLRMLANPDDQVSLRRILNTPKRGIGDRAVACVGALGERDRLTFWEALRRADEAPGLATRSLSAIRAFVAMIEELQSMVDAGERADVILESVLARSGYLAELEASDDPQDATRLENLAELVAVAREFSDDPVAGPSADPADVDAGTVAPGLRDFLERVALVADTDQIPDATDDSGVVTLMTLHTAKGLEFPVVFLTGLEDGVFPHARSLGDQPELEEERRLAYVGVTRARERLYISRAVVRSAWGAPSHNPGSRFLDELPVDLVDWRRTEAAQTSWSRPDLSGSSGGRMGAPTAAGRRNFSSAALRADAAAKAKPARDIPSLEPGDRVLHDSFGMGTVVAVEGAADKAVASIDFGSEGVKRLLLRYAPVEKL, from the coding sequence ATGAGCACCCCCTTCACCCTGCCCGGCCTCGAGCACGTCACGCCCGCCGAGGAGCCCCGCACCACGCGGCGCGGACCCTCCCGCGAGGAGCTGCTGGAGGGCCTGAACGAGCCCCAGCGCGCCGCGGTCGTCCACGAGGGCGCCCCGCTGCTCGTCGTGGCCGGCGCGGGCTCCGGCAAGACCCGGGTGCTGACCCGCCGGATCGCCTGGCTGATCTCCGAGCGCAAGGCGCACCCCGGCTCGATCCTCGCGATCACCTTCACGAACAAGGCCGCCGCGGAGATGAAGGAGCGCGTCGAGGACCTCGTCGGCAAGCGCGCCCGGATCATGTGGGTCTCGACGTTCCACTCCGCGTGCGTGCGCATCCTGCGCAAGGAGGTCGACAAGCTCGGCTACAAATCGAGCTTCTCGATCTACGACGCCGCCGACCAGAAGCGCCTGATGGCGCTGGTCTGCAAGGACCTCGACCTCGACCCCAAGCGCTACCAGCCGAACGCCGTCCTGCACTGGGTCTCCAACCACAAGAACGAGCTCCGCGACGCCGCCGACGCAACCAAGGACGCCCAGAACAACCTCGAGGAGACGTACGCCGCCGCGTACACCCTCTACGAGCGCCGCCTGCGCGAGGCCAACGCGCTCGACTTCGACGACCTGATCATGAAGGTCGTGCACCTCTTCCAGGACTACCCCGAGGTGCGCGAGACCTACCGGCGCCGCTTCCGCCACGTGCTCGTCGACGAGTACCAGGACACCAACCACGCGCAGTACGCCCTGATCCACGCCCTCTGCGCCAACCCGCTCGAGGAGGTCGTCGAGCCCGTCTCCCCGGTGGTTGAGGAGGTTGCGCAGCAACCGTCTCGAAACTCCGAGCGGGTCGAGCCCGCGGAGCTGATGGTCGTCGGCGACGCCGACCAGTCGATCTACGCCTTCCGCGGCGCCAACATCCGCAACATCCTCGACTTCGAGCAGGACTTCCCAAACGCCACCTCGATCCTGCTCGAGCAGAACTACCGCTCCACCCAGACCATCCTCAACGCCGCCAACTCCGTCATCGGCCACAACAAGGGGCGCAAGCCCAAGCGGCTGTGGTCCGACGCGGGCGACGGCGAGCGGATCACCGGGTACGTCGCCGACGACGAGCACGACGAGGCCCGCTTCGTCTCCGCCGAGATCGACACCCTCACCGACGCGGGTGGTCGGCCGGCCGACGTGGCCGTCTTCTACCGGACCAACGCGCAGTCGCGGGTGTTCGAGGAGATCTTCATCCGGCACGGCATGCCCTACAAGGTCGTGGGCGGCGTGCGGTTCTACGAGCGCCGCGAGGTGCGCGACGCGCTCGCCTACCTCCGGATGCTCGCGAACCCTGACGACCAGGTCTCGCTGCGCCGGATCCTGAACACCCCCAAGCGCGGCATCGGCGACCGCGCGGTGGCGTGCGTCGGGGCGCTCGGCGAGCGCGACCGGCTCACCTTCTGGGAGGCGCTGCGTCGTGCCGACGAGGCCCCCGGCCTCGCGACCCGCTCGCTGAGCGCGATCCGCGCCTTCGTCGCGATGATCGAGGAGCTCCAGTCGATGGTCGACGCGGGGGAGCGGGCCGACGTGATCCTCGAGTCCGTGCTCGCGCGCTCGGGCTACCTCGCCGAGCTCGAGGCCTCCGACGACCCGCAGGACGCCACCCGGCTGGAGAACCTCGCCGAGCTGGTCGCCGTCGCCCGCGAGTTCTCCGACGACCCGGTCGCCGGACCGTCGGCCGACCCCGCCGACGTCGACGCCGGCACCGTCGCCCCCGGCCTGCGCGACTTCCTCGAGCGGGTCGCCCTCGTCGCCGACACCGACCAGATCCCCGACGCCACCGACGACTCTGGCGTGGTCACCCTGATGACCCTCCACACCGCCAAGGGCCTGGAGTTCCCCGTCGTCTTCCTCACCGGCCTCGAGGACGGCGTCTTCCCGCACGCCCGCTCGCTCGGTGACCAGCCCGAGCTCGAGGAGGAGCGCCGGCTCGCGTACGTCGGTGTCACGCGGGCCCGTGAGCGCCTCTACATCTCCCGCGCCGTGGTCCGCTCCGCCTGGGGCGCCCCGTCCCACAACCCGGGCTCCCGGTTCCTCGACGAGCTGCCCGTCGACCTCGTCGACTGGCGCCGCACCGAGGCCGCCCAGACCAGCTGGTCACGCCCGGACCTCTCCGGCTCCTCCGGTGGCCGGATGGGTGCCCCCACCGCCGCCGGCCGCCGCAACTTCTCCTCCGCCGCGCTCCGCGCCGACGCCGCCGCCAAGGCCAAGCCGGCCCGCGACATCCCCTCCCTCGAGCCCGGCGACCGGGTCCTGCACGACTCGTTCGGCATGGGCACGGTCGTCGCCGTCGAGGGAGCCGCCGACAAGGCCGTCGCCTCCATCGACTTCGGCTCCGAGGGCGTCAAGCGGCTGCTGCTGCGCTACGCCCCCGTCGAGAAGCTCTAG
- a CDS encoding M23 family metallopeptidase, whose protein sequence is MGNHRADRRGHGRAPSETPDVAAATAGKRRAAKHTASRGPLFRGLPSAPILLGVAALAVSAGGAVTAASPDLASNDHRLSQASALSGASDVSTVSLLDARKSTVSRDSRRDALADAANAELVDEAENQAEQRNAALAKFAQQAEVQAKKIALNAWVLPVEGYHLTATFGEYSGLWSHFHTGLDFAAPSGTPIHAVANGVVTSVGYDGSYGNKTVITLEDGTELWFCHQTSYAVSTGQVVRAGELIGYVGSTGNVTGPHLHLEVRPGGGDPVDPYQALVVHGLNP, encoded by the coding sequence ATGGGCAACCACCGAGCGGATCGTCGCGGCCACGGCCGTGCTCCCTCGGAGACCCCGGACGTCGCCGCTGCGACCGCCGGCAAGCGCAGGGCCGCGAAGCACACCGCCTCGCGTGGCCCCCTGTTCCGCGGTCTCCCCTCGGCTCCGATCCTGCTCGGTGTGGCCGCCCTGGCGGTCTCCGCCGGCGGCGCCGTCACCGCGGCGTCCCCGGACCTCGCGTCGAACGACCACCGCCTGAGCCAGGCCAGCGCCCTGAGCGGCGCCAGCGACGTCTCCACCGTCAGCCTCCTCGACGCCCGCAAGTCGACCGTGAGCCGCGACTCGCGTCGCGACGCCCTCGCGGACGCCGCGAACGCCGAGCTGGTCGACGAGGCCGAGAACCAGGCCGAGCAGCGCAATGCCGCGCTCGCCAAGTTCGCCCAGCAGGCCGAGGTTCAGGCCAAGAAGATCGCCCTCAACGCCTGGGTGCTGCCGGTCGAGGGCTACCACCTGACCGCCACGTTCGGTGAGTACAGCGGCCTCTGGTCGCACTTCCACACCGGCCTCGACTTCGCCGCCCCGAGCGGCACCCCGATCCACGCGGTCGCCAACGGCGTCGTGACGTCGGTCGGCTACGACGGCTCCTACGGCAACAAGACCGTGATCACGCTCGAGGACGGCACCGAGCTCTGGTTCTGCCACCAGACGTCGTACGCCGTCAGCACCGGCCAGGTCGTCCGCGCCGGTGAGCTGATCGGCTACGTCGGCTCGACCGGCAACGTCACCGGCCCGCACCTCCACCTGGAGGTCCGCCCCGGCGGCGGAGACCCGGTGGACCCGTACCAGGCGCTGGTCGTCCACGGGTTGAACCCGTAG
- a CDS encoding cobalamin B12-binding domain-containing protein, with translation MIRIVVGKPGLDGHDRGAKIVARALRDAGHEVIYTGLHQTPEQIVETAIQEDADLIGLSVLSGAHMTLFRKLIELLAERDASDIVVFGGGIIPEEDIPVLTEIGVAKVFTPGATTGEITGWVSEHFAQGAEA, from the coding sequence ATGATTCGCATCGTGGTGGGCAAGCCCGGGCTCGACGGACACGACCGCGGCGCCAAGATCGTCGCCCGCGCCCTGCGCGACGCCGGCCACGAGGTCATCTACACCGGGCTGCACCAGACGCCCGAGCAGATCGTCGAGACCGCGATCCAGGAGGACGCCGACCTGATCGGCCTCTCGGTCCTCTCCGGGGCGCACATGACGCTCTTCCGCAAGCTCATCGAGCTGCTCGCCGAGCGCGACGCCTCCGACATCGTCGTCTTCGGCGGCGGGATCATCCCCGAGGAGGACATCCCGGTCCTCACCGAGATCGGGGTCGCGAAGGTCTTCACGCCCGGCGCCACCACCGGCGAGATCACCGGGTGGGTCAGCGAGCACTTCGCCCAGGGCGCCGAGGCCTGA
- the sucC gene encoding ADP-forming succinate--CoA ligase subunit beta, translating to MDLMEFQAKELFAKHDVPGTPGIVATTPAEARAAAEKLGVCVVKAQVKAGGRGKAGGVKLAKTPDEAEEHATAILGMEIKGLTVHRVLVAPAASIEEEYYFSFLLDRANRQYLCIASVEGGVEIEEVAKTNPDAVKQIPIDPGTGVDEAKARAIVAEAGFPEVLTEQAVTTVLNLWKVFVEEDATLVEVNPLARLAGDKLEALDGKVSLDENAEFRHDDHAQFEDKEAADPLEAKAKAKGLNYVKLDGSVGIIGNGAGLVMSTLDVVAYAGEAHGGVKPANFLDIGGGASAQVMADGLDVILNDEQVKSVFVNVFGGITSCDAVANGIVGALEILGDEASKPLVVRLDGNNVEEGRRILDEANHPLVTLVETMDGAADKAAELAHAAK from the coding sequence GTGGATCTGATGGAATTCCAGGCGAAGGAGCTCTTCGCCAAGCATGACGTCCCCGGCACGCCGGGCATCGTCGCGACGACCCCCGCCGAGGCCCGCGCTGCGGCCGAGAAGCTCGGTGTCTGCGTCGTCAAGGCCCAGGTCAAGGCGGGGGGCCGCGGCAAGGCCGGCGGCGTCAAGCTCGCCAAGACCCCCGACGAGGCCGAGGAGCACGCCACGGCGATCCTCGGCATGGAGATCAAGGGCCTGACGGTGCACCGCGTGCTGGTCGCCCCGGCCGCCAGCATCGAGGAGGAGTACTACTTCTCCTTCCTGCTGGACCGCGCGAACCGTCAGTACCTCTGCATCGCCAGCGTCGAGGGCGGTGTCGAGATCGAGGAGGTCGCGAAGACCAACCCCGACGCCGTCAAGCAGATCCCGATCGACCCGGGCACCGGCGTCGACGAGGCCAAGGCCCGCGCGATCGTGGCCGAGGCCGGCTTCCCCGAGGTCCTCACCGAGCAGGCCGTCACGACGGTGCTGAACCTGTGGAAGGTCTTCGTCGAGGAGGACGCCACGCTGGTCGAGGTCAACCCCCTCGCCCGTCTCGCCGGCGACAAGCTCGAGGCGCTCGACGGCAAGGTCTCGCTCGACGAGAACGCCGAGTTCCGCCACGACGACCACGCGCAGTTCGAGGACAAGGAAGCGGCCGACCCGCTCGAGGCGAAGGCGAAGGCCAAGGGCCTCAACTACGTCAAGCTCGACGGCTCCGTCGGCATTATCGGCAACGGCGCGGGGCTCGTCATGAGCACCCTCGACGTCGTCGCGTACGCCGGTGAGGCGCACGGCGGGGTCAAGCCCGCCAACTTCCTCGACATCGGTGGCGGCGCGTCCGCCCAGGTGATGGCCGACGGCCTCGACGTGATCCTCAACGACGAGCAGGTCAAGAGCGTCTTCGTGAACGTCTTCGGCGGGATCACGTCCTGCGACGCCGTGGCCAACGGCATCGTCGGCGCCCTCGAGATCCTCGGCGACGAGGCCAGCAAGCCGCTGGTCGTCCGCCTCGACGGCAACAACGTCGAGGAGGGCCGCCGGATCCTGGACGAGGCCAACCACCCGCTGGTGACCCTCGTCGAGACCATGGACGGTGCGGCCGACAAGGCCGCCGAGCTCGCGCACGCCGCGAAGTGA